Below is a window of Candidatus Limnocylindrales bacterium DNA.
TCGATGCCTTGGGGGGTATAAAGAGAAGCATCCTTTACATCACCGGCTTTTTCTCCAAAGATCGCCCGCAAGAGTTTTTCTTCCGGAGATAGCTGAGTTTCTCCTTTGGGCGTTACCTTCCCCACTAAAATATCCCCGGGCTTAACTTCTGCGCCGATTCGGATAATGCCACTTTCATCTAGATTGCGTAAAGCTTCTTCACTGACGTTGGGAATATCCCGCGTGATTTCTTCTCGACCCAGTTTGGTATCCCGGGCTTCGATTTCACATTCTTCGATATGGATGGAAGTAAAAAGATCTTCCTTAACTACTTTTTCACTTACCAGAATGGCATCCTCAAAGTTATAGCCCCCCCAAGGCATAAAAGCCACCAGCACATTACGGCCCAGGGCTAACTCTCCGTGGTCGGTTGCAAATCCATCGGCGATAACTTGGCCGGCTTTAACCCGTTCTCCTATTTTCACCAGGGGAGTTTGATTAATACAGGTATTTTGATTCGAGCGCTGGAATTTGGTCAAATTATAGATGTCCACCATGGAATTCGCTTCATTCTCTGAATCCTGGAAATAGTTGGTTGAGTACCGGTCTACAATTTCAGATTCCCCATCTGCCCGAATGACGATACGACGAGAATCCACATCCTCTACCACACCCGAGCGTCTGGCAATAACCAAAGCACCAGAATCCCTTGCGGCGATTCGTTCCATTCCGGTTCCAACTAAAGGAGCATCTGTTTTAAGTAAGGGAACGGCCTGACGTTGCATGTTGGAACCCATCAAGGCCCGGTTTGCATCGTCATTTTCCAGAAAAGGAATTAAAGAAGCCGAGACACTGACCAGCTGTTTGGGAGAAACATCCATGTAATCCACCTGGTCGGGTGGAACCATTACGAATTCACCGCGACGTCTGGCAGAGATGCGATCCCGAATAAATCTTCCTTCTTCATCTATCTCTGCGCTGGCCTGGGCGATGGTATATTGTTCGTCTTTGAAAGCCGCCAGAAATTCTATTTCATTGGTCACACGAACGGTTCCATCTTTATCCTTGACGACTTTTCGATAGGGCGTTTCTATAAATCCAAAATCGTTGATCCGGGCATAGGTACTTAAGCTCGCAATCAACCCAATGTTAGGTCCTTCTGGAGTTTCAACCGGACAGATTCGCCCATAGTGGGTCGGATGCACGTCCCGCATTTCAAACTCAGCACGTTCACGGCTTAATCCTCCTGGTCCTAAGGCACTTAGCCGCCGTTTGTGCGTAAGCTCGGATAGTGGGTTCGTTTGATCCATGAACTGGGAAAGTTGCGAACTCCCAAAGAACTCTTTGACAGCATTGGTAACCGGTTTGGCGTTGATCAGATCATGGGGCATGACCGTATCCAACTCCTGTAAACTCATACGTTCTTTGGTAGCTCGTTCCATCCGCACAAGTCCAATTCTAAATTGATTCTCCAGGAGTTCTCCAACGGAGCGAACCCGGCGATTTCCAAGATGATCGATATCGTCTATGTTTCCTTCTCCCATTCGGAGCCGGAGCATGTATTTAATAATCTCAATGAGGTCTCTAGAATCTAAAGTTCTGTGGTCCAAAGGCTTATTTAATTTCAGCTTTTCATTGACTTTTAATCGACCTACTCGGGAAAGATCATAACGTTCTGGATTGAAGAAAAGGTTTTTAAAAAGTTTTTTCGCACTATCCAGCGTAGGGGGATCCCCCGGGCGGAGCGTTCGATAGATCTCTATGAGAGCCTCATCCTTACTCTTAATAGGATCTTTCTTGAAGGCGTTACTCAGGGCATCTCCACCCACGGAGTTGTCTATCAGAAGGACTTCGATTTCTTGAATCGGGCTCTGGACAATACGAGCAATGGCTTCTTCACTAATTTCCTCATTACAGGCCAGAATAATCTCTCCAGTCTCTGGATCTACGATATCTTTGGCTACCACACATTCGGTGAGGTGTTGGGAATATACCGGAATCTCTTTAATTTGGTGTTGCTTTGAGAGTTTTAAAGCCCTTTTCGTAATTTTCTTATCTTTCTCTAAAATGACGGTCCCATCCGGAGCGATTACATCTGTTGCTGCGGTAAAGCCCCGAAGGAATTCATCCAGTGCATCTGGACTGGAAACCTTTAAATCCGGGTTGATGACCACCGAGCAAGTTTGGCCTTTTAAGGATTTATCAACCTCATCAAATTTGAAAGTGATAATATCATAAAATGTACGCAGGATATTTTCTGTTGAATCCAGATTCAAAGAATCCGGTAGCGTTTCACCTCTTTCCTCGGCTTCCTTTATTTCTTCTTCAACGATATACTGAAGAGCTCGGATAAAGGTACTTACTAAGATTTTTCGTTTTTTATCGATACGGACATATAGATAATCTTTATAGTCAAATTCAAGCTCCAACCAGGATCCTCGATACGGAATTACCCGG
It encodes the following:
- the rpoB gene encoding DNA-directed RNA polymerase subunit beta produces the protein MQETKQKTPKFLEEITSTGRNRLDFAKIPTILEIPNLIEIQQESYEKFLQINTPPEQRKDIGLQEVFKSVFPIVDFNEMARLEFDSYYFLKPKYEVNECRERGMTYAAPLKVKVRLVTWEQDEQTKAKSVRDIKEQDIYFGEIPLMTPKGTFIINGTERTVVSQMHRSPGIFFSHDKGKTHASGKILYSARVIPYRGSWLELEFDYKDYLYVRIDKKRKILVSTFIRALQYIVEEEIKEAEERGETLPDSLNLDSTENILRTFYDIITFKFDEVDKSLKGQTCSVVINPDLKVSSPDALDEFLRGFTAATDVIAPDGTVILEKDKKITKRALKLSKQHQIKEIPVYSQHLTECVVAKDIVDPETGEIILACNEEISEEAIARIVQSPIQEIEVLLIDNSVGGDALSNAFKKDPIKSKDEALIEIYRTLRPGDPPTLDSAKKLFKNLFFNPERYDLSRVGRLKVNEKLKLNKPLDHRTLDSRDLIEIIKYMLRLRMGEGNIDDIDHLGNRRVRSVGELLENQFRIGLVRMERATKERMSLQELDTVMPHDLINAKPVTNAVKEFFGSSQLSQFMDQTNPLSELTHKRRLSALGPGGLSRERAEFEMRDVHPTHYGRICPVETPEGPNIGLIASLSTYARINDFGFIETPYRKVVKDKDGTVRVTNEIEFLAAFKDEQYTIAQASAEIDEEGRFIRDRISARRRGEFVMVPPDQVDYMDVSPKQLVSVSASLIPFLENDDANRALMGSNMQRQAVPLLKTDAPLVGTGMERIAARDSGALVIARRSGVVEDVDSRRIVIRADGESEIVDRYSTNYFQDSENEANSMVDIYNLTKFQRSNQNTCINQTPLVKIGERVKAGQVIADGFATDHGELALGRNVLVAFMPWGGYNFEDAILVSEKVVKEDLFTSIHIEECEIEARDTKLGREEITRDIPNVSEEALRNLDESGIIRIGAEVKPGDILVGKVTPKGETQLSPEEKLLRAIFGEKAGDVKDASLYTPQGIEGVVIDVKVFSRKGIEKDERALSIEDAEIAKIIKDYEDEIKIVKDELRKKLIGLLKGKVVAKDYVDPTTQEVLLSKGEKITPEKLASIPTEDFNKIKILEIQDVKEEMDQLQENAMDQIHILETIMNEKTGRLKTGDELPPGVVKLVKVYIAVKRKLSVGDKMAGRHGNKGVVAKILPEEDMPYLPDGTPIEIILNPLGVPSRMNVGQILETHLGWACRELGKKVAQYLKELEAWDKNSGSRASDSVASGNGQQPSGNKQQTLQKLKDLIKGIYNGTRIAKEVEAFLNEANEEEVKNLARSLKDNVYVASPVFDGIKEETIREKLRLAGLPETGKTTLYDGRTGEAFDQEVTVGYIYMMKLSHLVDDKMHARSIGPYSLVTQQPLGGKAQFGGQRFGEMEVWALEAYGAAYNLQELLTVKSDDVVGRTKIYEAIVKGRHVLEPGVPESFNVLVKELQSLALDVELIQQS